From the Hemicordylus capensis ecotype Gifberg chromosome 1, rHemCap1.1.pri, whole genome shotgun sequence genome, the window CACGACCTGGAACAAAAAATACAACAGAAAAGGAAATATTGTCAGCAGTATTTCCAACCCAGCTCTAAAGGAGACCGGCGGAGATTCTGAATCTctgttaactttttctgttgacTCTTTGCATGCCAAGTTGACTTTatttacacaacacacacaagaaTTGGGCTAAAGGGTGGCTCCTGCAACTAGTTGGGAGGAGGTGTTATTTTCAAAAGAGGCCACTGCAGTTGCATTACAGTCTATCTTTGCCACTTGTGCCCTTCAAGCTCTTACACTGAGCCTTGGAATTACACATATTCAACTGGTGTCATATGGCAGATAAAAAAATGCccaggaacagtgttccctctaacagggattcccagatattgttgactacaactcccataatcctcaagcaaaagccattgcagctggggatcctgggagctgtagtcaacaacatctgggaatccctgttagagggaagactgcccAGGAGTGCCAAGCACAGGCTACTGGAAGCATGAGAAGATTCACAACTGCTACATGTCCCTATCTGAGGAACACAGGGAAGCATTTTGGCTCCTGCACCTGCTTTGTCCATCTTTCTCTCAAGGCAACCCATTGTGCAGAATGTGAGAGATGATAATCCATATGCTGGTTTCCAAAGGTTGCTGAAAGACTGGAATTCTTAGTGGGCCTGTTCAGGTGACAATTTCCAAATGGCCTCACTCACACAAGATCAAGACATGAGTGTGCTATGAGTGCACACATCTCCCCACTCCAGAACGCTGTTCCTTGATCACGGCAGACAGACTTCtatctctaagtggtttacaacaatataaacagATCAGatatgaaaaccttaaaacaatttaacacagtccagttaaaaagcttgtgtggggaaaaataagtctttagagacttttaaaaactcgTCAGATGGGgaggggctcttatttcagcagggagtgcattccagagtctcggggcagcaacagagaaggcccacttctaCGTAGCCACCAGAtaaaccggtggcaactgcaataTTGTTTGCTTAAatgtctgtgtgcacacatgtgtgcacttTGAAGAAACAGCAGGAGCCAATGTTAATTGCTTTATACTGTACTCAGGTCTACATCATGAACAATTTTGCAGCTgggatttgtattgttttattttttgttttgcttcaaaTTTTATTACCTCATTTCTTTATTGTGGTTGAAAAATCAAATGTTTATCAGCAGGTGGCACTGTTGAACAACATTAATTCTGAAGACACTACTGTATTATGTAATAGACTTGGAGTTCTTTATTCCAAGTACAAAATATTCCGCTATTTCATAAATCTTTTTATTTTGGTGAAGCGGTGTTCACGATGGTGTTGCTTCACTGTGCATCATTCAAAATATGAGTATTATCCCTTGTGCAAGTTTCTGCCATGTTTCATATATCAATCTTCTACCACAGCAAGCATAATTTTAGCTCCAGCAACAAATCACTGCAGCATCATGCTTTTTCTCATCAGTGCAACTCAGTTTTCTAAAGCCTTATTTTCTAATGTTCTTTGGTGTCAAAATAAAATGCTATAGGATTTCAATGGCTAGCAGTTTGAATTCTGGCCTCCACAATGTGACAAAATTCTGCCAGGTCTGGGGACTGATGCCTGTAAATCCTGTTTCTACTTTTTTCTTCTGCCCAGTAAAAATCCATTGCCACATCAGCTGAAAGTCTTTCAGTGCTCTCCAGCTCATAGAAAGTCCAATAATCATCTCTGCTTTTTCTGCAACACTACATGGAATATCCATGAGAACTTGTATACTCTCTATAACTCATCTCAAACAGGGAAGCATTCAAGACCTTCGTCTGGAAGTGGAATGCTTGTTCCAGAGTAAGGACCTGTTCTGGATTAAGGACTCCAGAACAGGAGTAATATATattcaaatatatttatattaactTTCCCGTACCTCAGACCAGCTTTCATCAGTGCTCCTTGCAGTATAAGCAAACTAAGTAGTACAAAgtactacattttttaaaaaaagcttccaGTTTTGTTTGTGCCACTTCTTTTCTGGTCCACAATCATCATTCACTCTACTTCTGCATGAAGATACTAATAAGAAAGACAGCACAGATGCAGACAAAGAGCCACTGTGGGGCATTGGTTGTAGTGGTGGACTAGGGAGAACCGTGTCCAAATCCTCACCCAGTTATGAAATCCACTGGTTGGCTTTGTCAATAATTATCTCTCagcttcacagagttgttgtgagaataacatGGGGGAGGAAACACTTTGTATGCTATACTGAGCTCTTTGGAAAAAGGGTGagattactgctgctgctactgctaagtaaagtgtgctgtcaagtccatttcgactcctggcgtccacagaaccctgtggtttccttttggtagaatacaggaggagtttaccattgcctcctcccacacagtctgagatgatgcctttcagcatcttctcatatcactgctgcccgatatagtaccagcggggattcgaaccggcaaccttctgcttgttagtcaagcattttcctgcagcgccacttaaggtgatcccAGTAGTAGGCCACCTTAaggggtgcagtggggaaatacttgaataacaagcagaaggttggtggttcgaatccccgctggtactatatcgggcagcagcaatataggaagatgctatgAGATGAAAgtcattatctcatactgtgcgggagatggcaatggtaaacccctcctatattctaccaaagacaaccgcagggctctgtgggcaccaggagtcgaaactgacttggcaggacactttacctttactactactaggaggagagaagagctggtcttgtggtagcaagtatgacttgtcctcttaactaagcagggtctaccctggttgcatatgaatgggagactacatgtgagcactgtaagatattcccctgaggggatggatccgctctgggaacagcagaaggttccaagttccctccttggcatctccaagatagggctgagttgctctgcctgcaactttggagaagctgctgccagtctgggtagacaatgcagagctagatggaccaatggtctgactcagtatattgcagcttcctatgttcttatgttgttccTCCTCCActactttttaatattgtttttatcttgttgtaaactgcccagagacgcaagttttgggcggtataaaaatatgttaaataaaataaaataaaataaaataaaataaaataaaataaaataaataaatactactgcTAAGTAAGTTGGCCCTTACCTGTGTTCTGTGCCAAATGACTGATGCCCTGGAATGACCTAGCTTGTTTCGGCAAGGTCCTTTGTCATAATGTATAAGGAGGAAATCATCCTACAAAATATCAATTAAAAATTTTGGTCATGGTGCTGAACAATCAAAATATTACAGACTTTTGCCAAGTCGTAGACATGGCAGCCCATGTCGTATTGCCTCAGCAGTcaattcactggctgacatatagAATACgtatgcactggtgcagtgagagcagcctaacagaacttcccaactaactgtaccAGTGCAGTGAGGAAACAGCAAGTTCTGaagccctctccttccccaggaagccatcTGTGCCAATCAAAAATGTGTCCCCGAGGACTGTAGAGCCcttttttgagtggcacagagggcttcctgaggaaggcGTCAAAAATGGTAGCTTCCCAGatgcagttagctgggaagttcCGTTAGGCGCCCCTCTTGCTGCATTGGCGCATccatgctctgtatgtcagccagtgacttcaGTGGAGTTTACTCCAAAGTGCcgagactacttgggataggcccaacCTTGGGATAGGTTTCAAGTTGTCATTCTCCACTTGCGCTTTAGTCATCTACCTCATCGcctcagcccctgtagttcttccatactACTTCAAGGGGCTAGTTTTGAAGccggtcagagaggacacttatgAGAAgtcttgtctactgccctggtgagtttgtggttccagttctccaccagaacatcaacaggattgccagcagagccaacactaaatccatccaaggcttcttggaatcctattagatccaataaccttctcgggcggtccatcctaataggtccctcagccctgcaaaggtgggaagtgatgggaagagtccaaccttaaccagaaggtggtcagtccatgacaatggggaaatcacaggagtccccacccacagagcactctgatcagagtgaaagaccaaatcaagcatgtgaccagcaatgtgcgtcgatctcgagactacttgggataggcccatagatgtcatggctgctatgaactcctgagctgtctCAGACAATGAGAACTGCAGCCCTGGCACAGCTTGAGGACTGCAAAGCACGAGCTGCACTTTTGCTTGCTTTTTCAGCAGTAGAGATGACATGGCATGTCTGCATCAATGGCCATCCACATCTCACAGGGTAATGATGACATCAAAGGACATGGCTCCCACCACTCTGCAAGGTGCAATGATGCCACCGAGCTGGCCCATAAGCAGCAAGTGAACAGGCTGCAGCTAATGAGGTTTGTGAGTCATACATTGCTCACCTCTGCATGACTTCAATAGTACAAAAGGCTCTCTCACAGAATCGAGtaatgggaatggggggggggaatcatgccGTTATAGAAGACATGAAAGTGTATTTACTGATCTTAACAGACATGCTGAGAGGCATCAGACATGCTGGGCAGGCATCAGAAAAATCTGTTTTCTGATGTGTTACTAGAATATACAATCATGTGGCCACACATTACATTGTACACATCCTTTTTTCCTAACAAATATTCTGTGTCTTGCTAGAAAATAAATCTGGAGAAAATTAAAGTGAGACGTGTCCCTGTGTGACTAGCACAATTACAGACGAGTTCTGTAAAATGACTGATGACGCATTCTGTCTATGTATTCTCCAGAACTGTAATAGCTTTTAATATCAATACAATGATGCATCCGATTTGGTTAAACTCTGTaaacttcaattttttaaaataaaaatgactaGCCAATAGACCAGAGTATCTCTATACATCAAGCCTgtatagcattttaaaaatacctttcaTATAGCTGATTTTGAGAACAGACCAGAGCAGAATATTTTCAAGCTCAATTGTATGGCAGTTAGGGATATGTATCAACCATGATTAGCATCTAGACTGGTACCTGCATGAACAGAACTCTTCCATTCATGCAAGGGAGGGAAGGGCAATTTTTGGAGATTCCTCATTTACCtaaaaatctgctcctgaggatcccccaacactgagaatctatTTTGGGGGTCACAGGGGGTTGaaaaaggaagtgtgtgtgtgtgtgtgtgtgtgtgatccaccAAAAATCACCAttcttcttgcttgcttgcttcaacTACTAGTCTGAATCGGTGTTCCCTATAACCAGGATTTCCAAAGGTcaaacaactcccagcattcccagctacaatggcctttgactggggattctgggagttgtagtcaacaacatctgggaatccctgttacagggaacactagtcTGATTGGCATAAGTTTAAGCCTTTATTACAGTTCTACTTTTCAGTAAAAGTCATATAACAGTACAGCAATGAATAATGAATATGGGTGCAATGGTCTGTGCTTTATCTGCTGAGGAAATCCAATATCTTTCACTTGTTAACTTTTGAGTACTTCTCTGGACAACTTCTGAAAATCTGGATCAACATACAAATAGGGCATTTATGGCCCATGATAAGGATACCTATGATCCCCAAGGTGTGAAATATACTTACATCAAGTGATTCCAAACAGTACCAGCAAAAGGCGTGTTTACAGTTCTTACACATCATTTGGGCACATCCTTCATCCCGTTCAATATAAACTTTGCATTTGGGGCACCGTTTGATTGGAGCATCATCttcttccattttaaaaacagagcTGGGGAAAAATATTTTCATTATATTATGAGAGAAatactcttttttaaaagctgaatttCTTAAACACTGATGCACACTCTCAAAACTGGAGCTCTTTGTATGTCTCTGTGAAGTTGTGACCCAGCCATACATTTTCACTTTCCACTGGCACAGCACACCTTTTGTCATTTCGCCTAAATAGCTGCCACACAGCTCAAAAAATTCAGGTCAGCTAGCATTAAGCCTGTCTCCAGTTCCAGATCCAGGAGTGGATTATATGTATCCAGGAGTGAAAAATATCCCAAGTTACATACAGCTGGGCTCCTTCCAACATTACTTTCATGGTTTAGGAGCGATTTCCTGTGGCTATTGCCCATGTTACTCATAATGTTAGAAATGGGCTTCTCTCATGTGACCAGGGTCTTCTGCTTATGCATCACTTagtaactcattttaaaaaaacagaagaaCATTGGTACAGGCCATGTGACCACAGATCTCTGCCCTTTCCAAGGGGTATGGGAAAGAGCCATAGGACTGCAGCCATGGCAAAGTAGTATTTTACACTACCCCATCCCTTCCATACTCCTGGGAACCCTTGTGTGCACCAGATTTTAGAAGTAGGACCATCTATCTACACTGACCTTGCCTTATTGTCTAGTCTATGGTGACACAAAAAGATTTTAAACAATTGTCTAATGACACACCTGAGGCAGAAAGACTCTGGAAACCACATCTTTTTAGGCCTGGATGAAAGGGTTGCTACTAGTGTGTTGTTAATTATGCAGACATCACTTAGTAGTTCATAGTACCTTGTCTCCCCTGGAAGGAAGCTGACTGGCAGATTCTCTTGGCAACCTTGTCCTGGATGCCAATTAGATTTGCACGCAGAGCAGAATTCTATGTCACAAGCGGTACATTGTaccagctggggattctgaggcCCTGATTCTTGAAGCTGGCAAACTGCTTGGCAGGAAGAAGATGGGCACCAAGTCCGACAAGGATCTAAAAGCACTTCTGTATGGAAATAGAATCAATGGCAAAAGTGAAAACACAAAATTAATATTGAATCGCAATATATAGATATGAATGCCCAATCCTTAACTCTAAGTACCATATTCTGAATGGCTTTATCCATTACAAAATATGTAGGGAACCCAACTGCAAGTACACCACCTGCCTATGGGGAGAGATGCGCAAATTCTATATTGGATAAGGTGGAGAAATATACAGAACAGGAAACATAGGTTACTTCTCATCCACAACTCCTCATATTCCATAACAtcataaaaacataggaacagccctgctgaatcaggcccaaggcccatccattccagcattctgttttccacagtggcacaccagatgcctctgggaagcccacaggcaagaggtgagggcatgccttctctcctgctgttgctcccctataaatggtattcagagacatcctgcctctgagcctgaaggtggcctacagccatcaagattagtagccactgatagacctgtcctccatgaatttgtccaagcccctcaTAAAGCCACCTATGCTGGTGGCCAttatcacatcctgtggcagagaactgCATAGATTAATCTGCtgtgctgtgttaaaaagtactttcatttgtcaggcctaaatttcctggcaatcaataaaggcaatataatattagcagttttattttcaaacccctagCTAaggatccctagtatggaatttgccattttcacagatgccatacactgagtcaacacttttaatgagttgtccaccacaaccccaagatccttcttctggtcagttaagaacataagtacagcttTGCTAGATCAAacccaaagcccatccagtccagcacccctgtttcacacagtggtccaccagacgcctcagggaagctcacaggcaagaagtgagggcatgccctctctcctgctgttgttcccctgtaaCAGATCTCAAATGATCCACCCCCATTTCAACCAAGGGTTAAACTGGGTGTGACTAAAATCTAACAGAGAGTTCCATATTCTAAAGCTCAGTTATTTCAGTTGGTTTAAGCATGGATTTGCTGGACTGTGGTCAGCAACCAACGTTTGTAAAGGCATGTGACAAGAACAGCCCCAACTCCCCAAAGGAGAAAATTATGCTTaaaagacagagacagacagacacacccaTCTGTATGATTATTGAATAAACACATGGGGTCACATTCTTATTCCCATTCAATGAGAATAAAACGGAAGATATGGAATGAAATAATTCCCACACACGTTATAGTCAGTTGGGGGGTTTGGGAGTAGTGATGCTGCTGAATACTATACCTCTCTCAAACTGTAGCTTCTTATACCTCTGCATAATTTCCGATGCAACCATACACTCAATCTGTTGTAAAGGAAGAGACAGACAAGGAGCAAATTAATGGTAGCCATAACCAAAGGAGTGTTAGACAAAAAGGGACAATGGGTTTGGTGATATATGTACTTAATTGCAACACCAAAAACCACCGGTCATAGAACTGGACTGGACTTTTAGTACATAAGAAGAATTTGCATTAGGGAACATACTTCATTCTCTTGTAGATGACCTCGCTTTGGGCAGGAAGCATCCGGGCAGCTAATTGCTGTTTCTAGGCCTTCCTTGATCAGAAGCTCCACATACTGTTTCAGGCACTGTAAGAGTGTCAAATATAGGAGCTGTAAATATCGTTCTGTTCCTAAAATACACATTATATTATTAACAAGCATTCAGACGGTATTAGTCATCTGATAAACATAAATATTCTGAGGGATTTATTCACATGAGCAGGGTAATGTCCAGTTTTCCCTCAAGCTCTTTTCAAACAAGATCACACTGCGATCTCCCATGGGCGTGTTTCCCAACATTGCACTCCTCATGAAAGGAGACCTCACCCACTTCTATGAGCATGAATCACCAGGTTCTAACATTTCAATGGGGCATATTCCAGTTCAGACATGGTGGCCAAACCATGGCTTGGTCATTGCAAATGCTACAGACTTCTATACCAACTCCAAATTGCGGAAAGTAATATTGCTATCATTTGCCACCAAACCAGAGCCAGAAACCATGGTCtggagtaggagtgtgcatgaaccagtccacATTGAACTGGGCAGGTTCGATGGTTCTATTGTGAACCCAACAGACCTCCAGGATAGGTGGTTTGGTCGGCAATCCAAACAGATCCGACCCGGTTCGGCAGTCTGAGGGGTTATGTGTAtgaagaggaatccagtgaggatttccctttacaagcaaatgggaatcctgcctttaaaagacttCTAAGGGCggaaggagggtggtggtggtggtgagagggcatcTTTAAAAGCAGGTGCTTAGCAATACGCTGGTGGCTCCTGGAAACCCCGGTgctgcccccagcagcccacctgtGTGGCGGCAGTTCCAGCCACTGCGGATGCACAGAGGTGGAACTGCAACACTGCTACGTGGGCAGGCAGCTAGGGGTTTTGAGGAGCTGCTGATGGATcggtaagcacctacttttaagGTAACCtcatcccccccaccagccacccttagaagcctttaaaaggcaggattcccctttgcttgtaaattcccctttacaagtatagcccctcagaccagtttgagctggttcaatgGAATGGACCAGACCGGCCGGTCGGTTTAACTGAACTTCAAAAATcagtctgtgcacactcctagtctgAAGTGGTTTCCAGTTCTGTTTTGGAAGCAAATAATCATAGTGATAACcacagtttgcccagttcagtcaTTATTTCAAACTATCTACTTGAACCAGAAAATACAGGCAGGAATTGGTgatgaggggaggagggaggagaagtgTACCAGTCTGCAAAATGTTCCTAGGTGAAAGAGCAAGGGGGCACAGAATCAACGTCACCAGGATCCAAAGAGGTACCCACAGGCTTCAGCTCATCTGCTGGGATTGTTTGCCTTTGTTCTCTTTCAGCAGCAGATTCCACATGTCACATCCAGGGCCCTAGCATAACTAGTAGCTTGGAGGAGGGGTGCCTTTGGCGTTCCCCATGGCTAGTTGATCAGTGCTACCAAGTCATAAAATGCGGTGAGGTGGTGGTGAATATccttatccaatcccagcacagcatccctccagctgttgttgctggtgcccaactcatgtttcttttttgattgtgagcccttttgggaagaggggacatattatttattatttattaatttttctgCATAAACTGCTtcaagaacatttgttgaaaagtggtatgtacatATTTGCAATGATAGTAATTTTTCAGGAAACCCACCCACAGCACCCTTGGGTGTGCAAAACTAATTGTGCAATTCTTGGCTTCCTGTCCTTTTCTTTGTGCATAGTATATAGGACCTGTTGACAAGGGGTGGGGAATTGCAGTATTAtttacctttattattattattattattattattgttgttgttgttgttgttgttgttatttacattttatattctgctcttcctccaaggagcccagagcggtgtactacatacttacgtttctcctcacaacaaccctgtgaagtaggttaggctgagagagaagtgactggcccagagtcacccaaatagtatcatggctgaatgggggatttgaactcgagtctccccggtcctagggaCCGGGGGAGACTagggtccagcactctaatcaccataccacactggctccagtaGCTctgctttaaagcagggctgctcaggtttggcagatgttggcctacaattcccatagtctctggctactggccactgtgactggggattatgggagtcgtagtccaaaaacagctgtggggggcaaGGTTGAACAGGCCTGATCTATAA encodes:
- the RNF144A gene encoding E3 ubiquitin-protein ligase RNF144A isoform X1, with amino-acid sequence MQATVAAAAAGAVQRRRRLLGRGGGSSRRRNNGDAAPSSSQQQQHQQEEAYLEMTTARYRPTWDLVLDPLVSCKLCLGEYPVEQMTTIAQCQCIFCTLCLKQYVELLIKEGLETAISCPDASCPKRGHLQENEIECMVASEIMQRYKKLQFEREVLLDPCRTWCPSSSCQAVCQLQESGPQNPQLVQCTACDIEFCSACKSNWHPGQGCQENLPVSFLPGETSSVFKMEEDDAPIKRCPKCKVYIERDEGCAQMMCKNCKHAFCWYCLESLDDDFLLIHYDKGPCRNKLGHSRASVIWHRTQVVGIFAGFGLLLLVASPFLLLATPFVLCCKCKCNKGDDDPLPT
- the RNF144A gene encoding E3 ubiquitin-protein ligase RNF144A isoform X2 gives rise to the protein MQATVAAAAAGAVQRRRRLLGRGGGSSRRRNNGDAAPSSSQQQQHQQEEAYLEMTTARYRPTWDLVLDPLVSCKLCLGEYPVEQMTTIAQCQCIFCTLCLKQYVELLIKEGLETAISCPDASCPKRGHLQENEIECMVASEIMQRYKKLQFEREVLLDPCRTWCPSSSCQAVCQLQESGPQNPQLVQCTACDIEFCSACKSNWHPGQGCQENLPVSFLPGETSSVFKMEEDDAPIKRCPKCKVYIERDEGCAQMMCKNCKHAFCWYCLESLDVVGIFAGFGLLLLVASPFLLLATPFVLCCKCKCNKGDDDPLPT